The Bacteroidota bacterium genome includes the window CTTTATTTCATCGGATACATCAAATTCTTCCAGGCGGTGTTCTTCCAGGGTACGCGTCAGGGCACGTTCAAGCCGAGAACCTGCAGAAAGCCCACTCCCCTCAACCGAGTAGAAACTGGCTTCTCCTTCACCATCAAGCAAAATTTCAGGGATGTAGAGGTAGCCATTATAATTACCATCAAGCACTTCCTGGCGGAGTACTTCGGGGGCTGCATCAGAAATTGTAAATGAGTACTGGTCGCTCGCGTGTCTTTTCAGCCCTTCCAAAAAAATACCCGTATCATCCAGTACAATGATACTTTTCTCATCGCTTTCGGAAGCAGCCACCCCGAGTACAGCCGGCAATACAGCAATGGCAATCAGTATAATCGGGGCCAACAGGGTGCCAATAATAAACCACTTCGACCGTACCCTGCGCAGAAACTCACTCTTAAATACAATCCAGATTTTATCCATCAGTCAATCTATCCTTGAAATTGGTAGGTACGGCCGGCTTATGCAGCAACGACGCTTTTCTGCTGCTCAACAGCAGATACAAAAATTTCATTCAGCGAAGGCTCAACACATTCAAATCGAATAATTTCATCCACGCGCTGCATGGCATATTCGAGCACAGTGCGTGAACGGGTGTTGTTCAATAGCTTGAGTTCGACACGATTGGCAGAAGCCGGCCCGATGCTAACAAGCCCTTTGTTTGCCATTTCTTGCAC containing:
- a CDS encoding DUF4162 domain-containing protein, whose protein sequence is VQEMANKGLVSIGPASANRVELKLLNNTRSRTVLEYAMQRVDEIIRFECVEPSLNEIFVSAVEQQKSVVAA